gtttgggaaCTCTGAAGGgtctgggaatgctgcagggtttgggaaCTCTGAAGGGTTTGGGAACTCTGAAGGGtctgggaatgctggagggTTTGGGAACTCCAGAGGGTTTGGGAGCACCGCAGGGCTCGGGAATGCTGGAGGGTTCAGGAatgctgcagggtttgggaaCGCTGGAGGGTTTGGGAGCTCGGGAGGGTTTGGGAGCCGCAGAGGGTTTGGGAGCTCGGGAGGATCCGGGAACGCCGCAGGGCTGGGGTGTCCCCGCAGATCCACGCACTGATCACGGGCCCGTTCGACACCCCCTACGAGGGCGGCTTCTTCCTGTTCCTGTTCCGCTGCCCGCCCGATTACCCCATCCACCCGCCCCGCGTCAAGCTCATGACCACGGGCAACAACACCGTCAGGTTCAACCCCAACTTCTACCGCAACGGCAAGGTCTGCCTCAGCATCCTGGGGTAAGCTGGGCCTAAGGGGCTGCCTCAGCATCCTGGGGTAAGCTGGGCCTAAGGGGCTGCCTCAGCATCCTGGGGTAAGCTGGGCCTAAGGGGCTGCCTCAGCATCCTGGGGTAAACTGGGCTTAGGGGCTGCCTCAGCATCCTGGGGTAAGCTGGGCCTAAGGGGCTGCCTCAGCATCCTGGGGTAAGCTGGGCTTAGGGGCTGCCTCGGCATCCTGGGGTAAGCTGGGCTTAGGGGCTGCCTCGGCATCCTGGGGTAAGCTGGGCCTAAGGGGCTGCCTCGGCATCCTGGGGTAAGCTGGGCCTAAGGGGCTGCCTCGGTATCCTGGGGTAAGCTGGGCCTAGGGTAAGGCTGAGCTCAGGCTCTTGCTCCCGGGTGAGCACGGACAGAAGGACAGCGCAGTTTAGGCCGTGCTGGGGAAGTTTAGGTCCAGCTGAGGTGCCAGGGTCaggcccagctgtgctccccaggTTCCTGGGTTCTGCTGCGGGGGGGGGACAGTGCTGCTGGTTAATTAGTGACTCAGTTAATTGGCCCAGCACGTGGACAGGCCCGGCCTGGAGCCCGGCCCAGAGCATCTCGTCAGTGCTGATCTCCATCCAGTCCCTGATGACCGAGAACCCCTACCACAACGAGCCCGGCTTCGAGCAGGTCAGACTGGGCTGGGACCGGCTGGGAACccaggctgggactgggattgCAGCCTGGAACTGGGATTGCAGACTGGGACTGACTGGGAACCCgggctgggactgggattgCAGACTGGGACTGACTGGGAACCCAGCCTAGAACTGACTGGGATTGCAGACTGGGACTGACTGGGAACCCAGCCTAGAACTGGGATTGCAGACTGGGACTGGCTGGGAACccaggctgggactgggattgCAGCCTGGAACTGGAATTGCAGACTGGGACTGACTGGGAACCCAGGCTGGGACTGACTGGGAACCCAGCCTAGAACTGGGATTGCAGCCTGGAACTGGGATTGCAGGCTGGGACTGACTGGGAACCCAGGCTGGGAATGACTGGGATACAGGCTGGGACTCAAACTCCAGCCTGGAATTGACTGGGATCCCAGCCTGGAACCGGGCTCTGGACCGGTCAGGGACCGGTCAGGCCTGGTTAGGCCGGGCTCTGCCCTGTCCTGACCCTCCGTGTCCCCAGGAGCGGCACCCCGGGGACAGCAAGAACTACAACGAGTGCATCCGGCACGAGACCATCCGCGTGGCCGTGTGTGACATGCTGGAGGGAAAGTGCCCCTGCCCCGAGCCCCTGCGGTACGGACggacagggggacactggggacagacaccagggacatggggacatggggacactggggggaaagtgcccctgccctgagcccctgggTACAGTGAGACACTGGGGGAGTCTGTCCCccctccctggctctgtcccctccctgggctctgtccctgccctgggctctgtccctgccctgggctctgtcccctccctggctctgtcccctccctggctctgtccctgccctggctctgtccctgccctggctctgtccctgccctgggctctgtcccctccccaggctctgtcccctccccgggctctgtcccctccctggctctgtccctgccctgggctctgtcccctccctggctctgtcccctccctggctctgtcccctccctggctctgtcccctgccctggctctgtcccctccctggctctgtcccctgcccaggccgtgccagcaggacaggggtggcacccctgtgtccccacgGGCCATGGTGACcgtgtcccctctctgtccccaggggtgtGATGGAGAAATCCTTCATGGAGTACCTGGACTTCTACGAGGGCGTCTGCAAGGAgaggctgcacctgcagggcCAGACCATGCAGGTgaggggggcacagctggggcacagctggggacacagctgggcatggggacacagctgggcacgGGGCTGAGCCTGGACAGATGTGCCTGGACAGATGTGCAGCACTGGGGCAattcagggatgggatccacGTTCTCCTGGGGGAGTTTGAGGATCTTGTCCAGGGGAATTTCAGGATCCTCTCCAGGGGGAATTCAAGGATGGGATCCATGTTCTCCTGAGGGAATTCAGGGGTCCTCTCCAGGGGAATTTCAGGATCCTGTCCAGGGGGAATTTCAGGATCCTTCCCAGTGGAATTTCATCATCCTCTCCCCACAGGCTGGGATTTCCCTGTGGAAttctccccatcccctctcccagagcccccccaCCCCTCACCCCTGTCTGtttattccccttttccccctcacccctatcattttttcccctttccccctcacCCCTGTCCGTTTATTTCCcgctttttccccctctcaccCCTGtccattttccccctttccctctcccccctgtccatttttcccctttttccccctctcccccctgtccatttttcccctttccccctcacCCCTATCCGTTtattcccctttccccctctcccccctgtccattttcccccctttccccctctcccccctgtccatttccccctttccccctctcacCCCTGtccatttccccctttccccctctcacCCCTGtccatttcccctttttccccccctcaccCCTGTCCATCTTCCCCCTTTTCCAGGACCCTTTTGGGGAGAAGCGCGGGCACTTTGATTACCAGGCGCTGCTGGGGCGGCTGCAGGCGCTGCGGGCGCGGCTGCAggagcggcagcagcagcagcagcagcagcaggacagcgCCGAGATGGACTCGGAGAGCAGCTCCTCGGAGCCCGAGCCcgagccccagggctgcccccgGGCCTAGgagggcccggcccggccgggacTGCGGCGGCacagccgggccggggcggggagAGCCGCGGgctcctccctccatccctgcctccgGCCCCGAGGATTCCCCGAGGAGAATTCCCAAAAAAGAGACAAAGCCCAGCTCGGGACAGGCTCCTCTTGGACAAAGGTACTTCCTGGCATGTGGCATCaggttgtttttggggttttttggacaACACCTACACTGGCTGgggttcttttggttttttagtttttatttttttttggtctttttgttttggtttgtttttttttttttttccaggtttttttttttttttttttccctccgTTCGATTAAAGAATGAGCTCTAGACTGCAAATCCTTGAGAGCttttgtgctcctgggcagggagggagcctttccctggagctgtgggagtgCTTGGGTCGCCCAGGCCGCGTCCAGGTGGAGTTTGGGAGAGCTGGGGCCTCCCTGGTGTCTTTCTTCTAGGCAGACCAAAGATAAAGGAATTCTCCCTGCTGGAACTGGGGCTCCTTCCCCAAAGCTTTACTGGAGCCCCGGGGCCCTTTGGAGACTTCATGTGGCAAGTGGGAACTGCAGGAATCCATGGATTTGTTCGCCCTGGAGGTTTGGGcaggggaggatgaggaggaggaggaggcagcgcTCAGAtcagtttgtttgtttctgtacTATCGAGTTTGAGCCTTTTAGGAGGGGTTTTCTCCTGCTGGAGCCGTCCCTTCCTCACCTGGAATTCTCTGCTTCCCCGCCTTGGCTCGGCGTCACCT
The sequence above is a segment of the Molothrus ater isolate BHLD 08-10-18 breed brown headed cowbird chromosome 27, BPBGC_Mater_1.1, whole genome shotgun sequence genome. Coding sequences within it:
- the UBE2Z gene encoding ubiquitin-conjugating enzyme E2 Z isoform X1, translating into MAESPAAEDAAPAPAAVLAAGGGGSASPSAAGSAGTPGVFIPAELWAAAGFGAAAAPGTGVAPGSGGAPMAAAAAGAALLTHSAFWDPTVSGDWDSERPSPACLLRIKRDIMSIYKEPPPGMFVVPDPHDMTKIHALITGPFDTPYEGGFFLFLFRCPPDYPIHPPRVKLMTTGNNTVRFNPNFYRNGKVCLSILGTWTGPAWSPAQSISSVLISIQSLMTENPYHNEPGFEQERHPGDSKNYNECIRHETIRVAVCDMLEGKCPCPEPLRGVMEKSFMEYLDFYEGVCKERLHLQGQTMQDPFGEKRGHFDYQALLGRLQALRARLQERQQQQQQQQDSAEMDSESSSSEPEPEPQGCPRA